CGCGCCGATCATGGCCGCCGGGTCACCGTGGTGGGCGACCACCACGTCGGCCAGCGGGCGGTGCCCGGCGCCGGTGATCATCGCCGCGTAGTGCTCGCGGGCCGCGTCGAGGTAGAGGTGGGCCGAGGCGGAGACGCCGCCGGCGATCACCACGACTTCCGGGTCGTAGACGTCGGCGACCAGCGCCAGCCCCTCCCCCAGCCAGCGCGCCAGGTCGTCCACCGCGCGCCGCGCGAGCGGGTCTCCCGCTTCTGCCGCGCGCGCCACGTCGACGCCGGTCGGGTCGGCGAACTCCCGCAGCGCGCTCGGTTCGCCGCCGGCGCGCAGCATCTCCACCGCCGTGGCGGCCAGGGCCGTTCCGCTGCAGTAGCGCTCCAGGCAACCGCGCTTGCCGCACGAGCACTGCCTGCCGTCCGGCACGACCCGCAGGTGGCCCAGCTCCGGCGCCACTCCGCGCGCGCCGCGGAAGACCTGGCCGTCGATCACCAGCGCCGCGCCGATGCCCGTGCCGATGGCCACCAGCGCCGCCACCCGCGCTCCGGCCGCGGCACCGAACCGGTGCTCGGCGATGGCCGCCGCGTTCGCGTCGTGCTCCAGGACCACCGGGAGCCCGAGACGTGCGGCGAGTTCGTCGGCGACTGCGACGTGCCGCCACGCCAGGTGCGGCGCGAAGCGCACCACCCGGCGGTCCTCGCTGACGAAGCCCGCCACCGCGAGCCCGACCGCGGCCACCGGGTACCGGTCGGAGAGGCCTCGCACGGTGCGCGCGATCGCCTCGTTCAGCTCCGGTCCGCCCGCCGGGGTGGGCACCCGGCCGGTTTCGAGGATCTCGCCGTGCGGATCGACGACCCCGGCTCGCACGCTGGTGCCGCCGACGTCCACGCCGATGGTCAGCACTCGTCCAGCACCGTTCCGCCGACCCGCTGCACGCGGATGCGCTGCACCTTGGCGGGCGCGTCCGGCTCGGGTTCCTCCGCCGGCTGCGGCTCCGGTTCGGCCATCGCCTGCCGCAGCAGCTGCACGATCCCCAGCAGCTGGTCGTTGAGCTCCGGGCGTTGCCCGCGCACCAGCGCCACCGCCGCGCACAGCGGGCACCAGCCGCAGCCGCGCTCCTCGTCCTCGGCGCGCGGGGCGCAGCCGCGCAGGTGCTCCTCGGCCTTGCCGGCCAGTGCGTCGAGCAGCAGTCGCAGTTCCTCGACCAGCTGATCGTGCTTGCGCGCTTCGTCCACCGCTCTCACCGCATCCACTGTTCCGGGTCGGGCCGGAACCGCACCGTCAGCCCGTCGTCTCCGGCGATCGCCCCGGTCACGACGCACCGCCGCAGCACCGCGGGCAGCGCGACCAACCGGCGGCGACCGTCCACCGTGATCGCCAGCTCGTCACCGATGCGGGCCAGGTCCAGCTCCGCCGCGGGGTGCAGCGGCAGCGCGATCCGCAGGTCGTACTCCGCCTCCAGCGTCCGCCCGCCGCCGGTGACCCGCATGGCCGGGGCGGCAGGCAGGTTCTCCAGCGGGTCCGCGTCGCCGTAGAGCTCGGCGCCGAGCTCTTGGAGCGCCTCCGCACCCACCGGCTCGGCAGCGCGGTGCTCCACGACGCGCAGCGGCAGGTCTGTGGCGCTGCGCAGGGAATCGAGGACGTCCTCCTGCTCGCGGCGCCGGGTGCGCAGCCACTGGGCCGCCGCGCCGCGCGCCGATCCCGGGTCCGGCACCACCCGGTTGGCGATCAGCCCGTCGACCCGGATCTGCTGCAGCGCCAGGGCCGTCAGGGTGCGGCGGGTTTCCGCGGCGACCACCGATTCCGGGGTCAGCACCAGCCGCACGCTGGTGCCCGGGTCGGCGAGCATGTTCTTGAGCGCGCTCAGCCGTTCCGCCAGCCGCCCCAGCCCGTCGGCGACCGCGTCCCAGCGCTGCACCTGATCGCTGCCCGCGATGCCCGCCAGCAGTCCGCGCACGGCCCTGCGGTGCGCCGGGAACAGCCGTTCCAGGTAGCCGGCCAGCGATTCCGGCAGGGCGAGCAGCCGCAGCGTTTCGGCGGTCGGCCCGCAGTCGACGAGCACGGTGTCCCACAGTCCGGTGGCCGCCAGCCGGTGCACCTCGGAGAGCGCGAGGAGGTCCTCCACGCCGGGCAGCACCGTCAGCTCCTCGGCGTCGACCTCGCCCACCCCGGCGCCCTGAAGCATCGTCCGCAGGTGTTCGCGCAGCTCGCGCCAGGTGCCGTCGACGAGCGCGCGGGTCTGTACCTCGGCCGCGTGCAGCACCGCGTGGGAGCCGTCCAGCCGCACCTCAGCGGGTTCCGCGCCGAGCTCGGTGCCGAGGGCGTCGGCCAGCGAGTGCGCCGGGTCGGTGGAGACCACGAGCACCTTCCGGCCCGCCGCGGCGATGCGGGCGGCCGTGGCCGCGGCGAGGGTGGTCTTGCCCACCCCGCCCTTGCCGGTGAGAAGCAGGATCCGCAACGGATTACCCGGCGTGCTCCACGCGGCGCTTGAGCTCCTTCAGCGCCGTGTCCATGATCATCTTCTCCGCCTTGCGCTTGAACATCCCGATCATCGGGATGGCCAGGTCCACCGCCAGGCTGTAGGTGACCTCGGTGCTGCCGTCGGGCAGCGGGTCGAGCCGGTAGCTGCCGTGCTGCGCCTTCTGCACCTGGCCCTCGGTGAGCTCCCAGCTCACCGACAGGCCGTCGGCCGCCCAGTCGTAGACGTTGACGTAGGTGTCCTTGACCACTCCCGCGTCCAGGACGAAGCGCACCTTCCCGGCCTTGCCGTCCGAGGTCAGCGACTTCACCTCGGTCTCCTTCACGGCCGCCGCCCACTCCGGGTAGGCGGCGAAATCCCCGATGACGCCCATGATCTCCGCGGCGGAGGCCTTGATCACGATGGACTGGGTGGACTGATCGACCATGCGCGCAGGTTACCGGGTGCGGGTGGGCGCAGCGGCGCGGAGGATCGCCAGGTCCGCCGCCAGGGTCACCACTCGATCGGGTAAGGGCGTCCGGTGCGCTGGAAATGCCCGACGTTGACGCACTCGGTGCGCCCGATGCGGACCCGCCGCGCCAGCGGCTGGTGCACGTGCCCGAACAGCGACCAGCGCGGCTGATCAGCGGCGATCCGCTCGGCCAGCGCGGCCGAACCCAGCTCCGGCCTGCGGGCCACCACGTCGTAGATCAGCTCCGGCACGGCGGGCGGCAGGTGGGTGCAGAGCACGTCGACCGCGGGCAGCCCGGCCACCGCGGCGTCGTACTCCGCCGCCTCCCGCAAGTACGGCACCCAGGCCGCGTTCTTGCGCAGCACCGCACCGGGCGGGAGCACCGTGCCGCCGACGAAACCGAAGGTCAGGCCGCCGATCTCAACGCTCTCGCCGTCCAGCACGTGCACCCCGTCACCGGCGAACTCCGGCCACAGGTGCGGCGCGTCGACGTTGCCGGGCGTGGCGTAGGTGGGTGCGGTCAGCGCGCCGAAGAGCTCGGCGTACTGCTCGCGCACCGCCTCCTCCACCACCGCGGCCGGGTCGGTCAGGCTCGCCCAGAGCGATCGCACGTAGGTGCCGAACTCAGCGAGGTGCGGCCCGCGGCGCAGCTCGGCGAACCGGGCCACCTTCTCCGCGCCGAACACGCGTCCGAGGATGCCCTTGCCGTGGTCGTGGTAGTCCACGAAGTCGATCAGGTCACCGAGCACCACGAGCGCGTCGGCACCGTCGCCCGCGCGCTTGAGCGCCTCGACGTTGCCGTGAACATCCGAAACGACGTGGACGCGCATCCGACTCCTCTCCACCGGCCACTGCTCCCCCGAACCTAATCCGTCCCGGACCCGCCGCCCACCGCCCGTGGTGCGACCTCGGACCGGAGTCGCCCGAACGATCGCGACGGCCTCTAGGCTGTGCTGGCTGGCGCGGTCGGACGAAGGGGACTACCGCTCAGTAACTATCAGCGTTAGGTTGTGCCCCACTGACTGGCGTGTTTTCGGAGGTTTCGACGTGCGAGAGTTCAGCGCACCAGCCACCACGGCGGTGGCCGATGACGAGAACCTCACCGACATGGTGTGGGCCAACGCGGAGCGCTTCGGGAGCACGGTGAGCTTCCGGCGCCGGGTGGACGGCACCTGGGTCGACGTCACCGCCGCCGACTTCGCCGCGCAGGTGCTGGCCGTGGCGAAGGGCCTGGTGGCCAGCGGTCTGCAGCCCGGCGACCGGGTCGGGCTGATGTCCCGCACCCGCTACGAGTGGAGCCTGCTGGACTTCGCGATCTGGGCCGCTGGCTGCGCCACGGTGCCGATCTACGAGACGTCCTCGGCCGACCAGGCCGAGTGGATCCTCACCGACTCCGGGGCCAAGGCCGTCTTCGTGGAGACCGAGGCGCACCGCGCCGAGGTGGACCGCATCGTGGACCGGCTGCCCGAGGTATCGCACGTCTGGCAGATCGACGGGCCGAGCAGCGGCGGCGCGGCCGCCGCGGTGGACGAGCTGACCGCGCTGGGCGCCGAGGTGGACGACCGCGACGTGCACCTGCGCCGCCGCGAGGTGGGCGCCGACGACGTGGCCACCCTGATCTACACCTCGGGCACCACCGGCCGCCCCAAGGGCTGCGTGCTGACCCACCGCAACATGCTCGCCGAGGTGCGGGCCGACATCGAGGCGTTCCCGCAGCTGACCAAGCCGGGCAACTCGATGCTGATGTTCCTGCCGATGGCGCACGTGCTCGCCCGCGCGATCACCGTGATGTGCGTCTACGGCCGCGTCACCCTCGGGCACACCAGCGACGTCAAGGAACTGGTCACCGACCTCGGTTCGTTCCGGCCGACGTTCGTGCTCGCGGTGCCCCGGGTCTTCGAGAAGGTCTACAACACCGCCAAGCAGAAGGCGCACGGCAGCGGCAAGGGCAAGATCTTCGACACCGCCGAGGAGACCGCGGTCGCCTACAGCCGCGCGCTGGACTCCGGCGGCGCCGGGCTGTCGCTGAAGCTCAAGCACCTGCTGTTCGACAAGCTGGTCTACGGCAAGCTGCGCGCGGCGCTCGGCGGCCGGTGCATCGCGGCGGTCTCCGGCGGTGCGCCGCTGGGCGAGCGGCTCGCGCACTTCTTCCGCGGCGTCGGCGTGCCGGTGCTGGAGGGCTACGGGCTCACCGAGACGACCGCGGCCGCCGCGGTGAACGTGGAGACCGCGTTCAAGGTGGGCACCGTCGGCAAGCCGATCGCCGGGACCACGATCCGCATCGCCGAGGACGGCGAGGTGCTGGTCAAGGGCGACGTGGTGTTCCGCGAGTACTGGAACAACCCGCAGGCCACCAAGGACTCCCTCGAGGACGGCTGGTTCCACACCGGCGACCTGGGCTCGCTCGACGACGAGGGCTTCCTGCGGATCACCGGCCGCAAGAAGGAGATCATCGTCACGGCGGGCGGCAAGAACGTCGCCCCGGCGGTGCTGGAGGACGCGCTGCGGTCGCACCCGCTGATCAGCCAGTGCATGGTGGTCGGCGACCAGAAGCCGTTCATCGGCGCGCTGATCACGCTCGACCCGGAGTTCCTGCCGTCCTGGCTGGCCAACAACTCCCGCCCGGAGAACACCCCGGCGGCCGACCTGGTGGACGATCCGGACCTGCGCGCCGAGGTGCAGAAGGCGGTCGACGAGGCCAACAAGGCGGTCTCCCGCGCCGAGCAGATCAAGCAGTTCCGCATCCTCCCGGAGGACTTCACCGAGGCCACCGGCGAGATGACGCCGAGCATGAAGCTCAAGCGCAACAAGGTGGCCCAGAACCACGCGGCCACAATCGAATCGATCTACTCCTGATCGTTCGCGGCAGCTGAGCAGGCCCCGGCTCGTGCGAGCCGGGGCTTTCTCGTCGTCAGCCGAAGGTTTCGCGGAGGGATCGGGCCCATTCGGCGTGGAGCTGGGCCGTGGTCAGGCCGGTTTCGGCGTGCAGGGCCGCTTCTGCTCCTGCGGGTGAGTCGGTGGCCGCCACGCGGTGGTAGAGGCTCACCACGCGCTGCTCGCCGAAGCGCTCGACGAGGTGCCGGACGAGGGACCAGGACTGCTGGTAGGCCAAGTCCAAGCGGGCTGCTCGGTGGAAGTCGGCGGCGGGCAGCTCCGTCGGCGGGCCGCTGATGCGCAGTTCGCGGGTCAGGTCCGGCGCGATGTCGCGCGGCGCCATGCCGCTGTCGCGGTAGCCGACGTAGTCGGCGAAGCCCTCCCGCAGCCACATCGGCGCACCATCCACTGTGTACGGGCGCGCGGCGATGTGGGTGATCTCGTGGCGCAGCACCACGGCCAGCGCGGCGTCCGACAGCTCCGTCGCGGTCCGCAGGTTCAGCACCACCCGCGGCCCCTCCACCCGGCGCGCCGCGGTGTCCACCCGGTCCGCCACCGCGACCGCCGCGATCCCGGCCTCCGCCGCGAACTCCGGGCCCACCATCGAGCGCAGCTCCTCCCGCGACTCCGGGATCAGCACGCCGACCTGCTGGGCCCATCCCGGCCCCCACACCCGGGTCACGTCGCGGATGGCGGCGTCCAGCTGCCGGGCCACCCGCTCGACCGGCTCCCGCCGGTGCCCGATCACCAGCCCGCCCGCGGTGCGCACGACGTGGCACGGGCCGAAGTCCCACGGCCCGCGCCACCGGTGCTCGCCCGCGTCGTCGGCGACGTACCAGGAATTTCCCCGGCGCACGAAGGAGTGCTCGATCCGCCGCGTCGTCGGCACGCTGTCCACACCGGACAGCGCGTAGCGCAGCGAGACCACCGGCTCCCAGGTGTCGTCGCCGAGCAGCGGTTCGGCCGTCGCGTCGACCTCGTAGGACCATTCGGCCAGCGGAATCGCCGCCAGGTTGCGGAACCACTCCTGCTGGCGCTGCTGGAACTCCGCGGGCGCCAGCGGGTCCACTGTGGTCGCGAACGCCGCGGCGTCACCGGAGCGGATCGCGGCGGCCCGCTGCGCCAGGAGCTGCCGGACCGCGTATTCGTGCGCCGATTCCGGCGCCGCGGACTGCGTTTGACCGACGTTGCGGGGCGTCCCCGGCAACCCGACCAAGGTCATGCCGATCAGCACGGCACCGGAAGCGGCCGCCGCCAGCCACCCGCGAAAGCTCCCAGCGCTCAGCACAGAGCGCATCGTAGGGTCGTGTGCATCCCGGACCTCCTCCGGCCCGCAGGAAGACGATCAGGGCCGGCACGCGGGTGCGCGCCGGCCCTGGTGCGATCAGTCGGTTCAGCCCGCCACGCGGCGGATCGAGGTCACCGGGCCGATCTTCTTGTAGTCCGCGACCTTCACCACGTCACCGGTGGTCGGCGCGTGCACCGCCTTGCCGTTGCCGATGTAGATCGACACGTGGCTGACCGGGCTGTAGTAGAAGATCAGGTCGCCGGGCTTGAGGTTGGCCGCCGACACCGATTGACCCTGGTTGACCTGGGTCTTGGTGGAGCCGCCGAGGGTGACCCCGGCCTGCTTGTAGGCCCAGTAGGTCAGCCCGGAGCAGTCGAACTGCGACGGGCCCTTGGCGCCCCACACGTACGGCGAGCCCTGCTTGCTCAGCGCCGCGTTGACCGCCTTGATCGCCGCACCGGCACCGGCGATCGGGCTGGTGTTGGTGTCGCCATCGGTGATCAGGGAGTCCTGGTCCGCGCCGGAGAGCTCGTTGTAGCGCTCCTGGACCTTCTTGATCTGGTCCTGCATCTCCTTGGACTTGTTCTTGACGTCCTCGTAGATGCGACCGGCGTCGGCCTCGGCCTGCTGAGCCCGGTTGCGGGCGTCCTGCGCGGCGCGCTCAGCGGTCTCCGCCTGGCGGCGCGCCGACGCGAGCGCCTGGACCGCGTCGTTGTTGTCCTTGGCCAGCGCGTCCAGCGCGGACGCGCGGTTGAGGAAGTCCTCGGGCGTCTCGCTCACCAACAGCGCGGACAGCTTGTTCAGCCGGGCGCCCTGGTAGGAGGCGTGGGTCAGCTGGTCGACCTGGCCGCGGAATCGCTCCTCGTCGGCCCTGGCCTGGTTGGCGACCTGCTCCGCCTGGCCCGCCTCGTCGTTGGCGCGCTGGAGCTCCGCCTGCTTGGCCGCGTGGTCGTCCTCGGCCTTCTTCATGTCCTCGGTGATCTGCACCGCTTGGTTCTGCAGCTCGCGGACCTGCTTGGCCGCGTCCGAGGCGTTGTCGGGAAGTGGTGGGTCTGCGAGCGCCGGCCCGGAGGACATGCCAACGACGGCGATAACCGCTGTCGCGGTAAGGGCTCCTCGCAGAGATCGCTTAAGTCGGTGCGACGCCACGTCGCGCACTGCTCCTTCTGCCTCTCCACCCGCTCACCTGCCGGATGCCCCCGTATCCGGCCTGGCCGACTCCCCGACAAGTCGTTTCAGCGGTGCCCCGCGGGCCACCCGTTCTGGGCAACTGATCGCCACGAGGTCCCGAGTAGGTTACGAAAGGTGAGGCGCGACGTCCAGAAGCGGGGGCGAAAATTTGTGCATACTCGCACAAGACCCCTAACGGACGAGAATCATTTGCTCACGGTGACGAACATTTCGACCGCTTCACCTGGATTTGTGAAGGTCAGCCGCGCGCGCTCAGAAGAGCGACTCAGCAGAGTGATCGGTTATGAGATCGGCCACTCACCACCCGATCGCCGGGCGGTCGTTCCCGTCGCCGAAGCGTCAGACCCGGTTCAGCCGGGCCAGCAGCAGCGCTGAAGGCACCGCGTAGGCCCCGCGCCGCTGCACCGAGGTGACCACCGCGCGGTCCGAGGTCGCCACCACGACCTGACGTCCCTTCGGTTCCGCCGAGACGAGATCGCGGATCACGTCGTCGGCCTGCACACCGGGCTCGCTGAACAGCACCCGCACCCCGCGCGGCCCGGCCGCGGGCACGGCGAGCACGTCGGCGCCGTCGAAGACGACCGTGACCTCCGCACCGGTGCGCGCGGACAGCGCGGCGAGCTGGTGCGCCAGCCGATCGCGCTGATCGGACAGCGGCAGCTCCGGGTACCCGGTCTTGGTCACGTTGTAGCCGTCCACGATGAGGTGCACGGCGGGCAACCCGAGCAACCGGTCCAGCGCCGCCACGTCCGGAACACCGCCGGTGGCACCGGAATGCGCCCGCACCCGCTGCACGACGTCCGCGGGCCGGGGCCCGCTCCCGCTCGCGCCGAGCTCCCGCCGCAGGCCGCCGACGGCGCCCTCCAACGTCTCCAGCAGCAGCGCCAAGCGCACCTCGTCGCCCTGCCGGGCTTCTCGGGCGCTCTGCCGCGCCACCTCGACCTCGGCGCTCGCGCGCTCCGCGCGCCGCCGCTCCTCCTGTGCGCGGCCTCGCTCCCGATCGCGCTCCGCGGCGATCTCCGCGATCTCCGCTTCGCGCTCCGCTCGCACGGCCGCGAGCTCGCTGCCCGCCTGCTCCGCGGCGTCCTTGGCCTCCTTCAGCCGCACGCCCTGCTCCCGCAGCCGCTTGCGCAAGCGGTCGGCTTCGGTGCTGTTCTCCTCGCCCACTCGCTCCGCCGCGCGGCGCGCTTCGGCGAGTTCGCCGCGCAGCCGGTCCGCTTCGGCGGTCAGGCGCTCGACCCGCGCCACCGCGGAGTCGCGCTCGCTGCGCAGCTGTCCCTGCTCGGTGCGGAACCCGATCAGCTCCGCGTAGTGCGGTGCGATCGGCGAACCTTGCAGCGCCGCCGCGGCGGCGACCACCACCGGGTCCGGATCTTCGAGGCCGAGGGCTTCCGGGCGGTGGTTGCGGCACCAGTCCACCACCGCGGTGCGGAACACGCTGGAATCGCGCAGAGCGTTGAGCAGCGCCGGCTGTCCCAGCTTCGCGCGCTTGGCGGGAGCGAACTTGACCACCGGGCGCAGCTGCACGGGAACGTCCGTCGGGCGCATCTCGCCCAGGGCTCCCGCGGCCAGCTCGGCGAGCCGAACGCGCAGCGGTCCCGGCAGTCCGTCCCAGTCCACGCACGACGCACCGGAGGTCTGCTGTGCACTGTCCACAGCAGACTCGTCGGGTTCGGGGGTGTCCGCTGACCCCGGCATCGGTGGCGCCACCCCCACAGGCTAATCGCCAGGGCCCCGGAACCCCGCATCCACCGCGCTGTCGGTAGCGGGCCGTAACGTGCGCGACGATGTCCGCGCACCCGCAGCTGTCCTTCGACGAGATCCTGACCAGCGAGGAAGTCCCGCTGCACCAGGTGACCTTCGTGGTAGTCGACCTGGAGACCACCGGTGGTGACCGCGTGCAGGACGCGGTCACCGAGATCGGCGCGGTCAAGATCCGCGGCGGCGAGGTGCTCGGCGAGTTCGCCACCCTGGTCAACCCGGAGCGGGGCATCCCGCCGTCGATCGTGACGATCACCGGGATCACCGAGGCGATGGTGGTCGACGCGCCCCGGATGGACACCGTGCTGCCCGCCTTCCTGGAGTTCTGCCGCGGCTGCGTGCTGGTCGCGCACAACGCCCCGTTCGACATCGGGTTCCTGCGCGCCAACTGCGAACGGCTCGGCCT
This portion of the Saccharopolyspora antimicrobica genome encodes:
- a CDS encoding AMP-dependent synthetase/ligase, which encodes MREFSAPATTAVADDENLTDMVWANAERFGSTVSFRRRVDGTWVDVTAADFAAQVLAVAKGLVASGLQPGDRVGLMSRTRYEWSLLDFAIWAAGCATVPIYETSSADQAEWILTDSGAKAVFVETEAHRAEVDRIVDRLPEVSHVWQIDGPSSGGAAAAVDELTALGAEVDDRDVHLRRREVGADDVATLIYTSGTTGRPKGCVLTHRNMLAEVRADIEAFPQLTKPGNSMLMFLPMAHVLARAITVMCVYGRVTLGHTSDVKELVTDLGSFRPTFVLAVPRVFEKVYNTAKQKAHGSGKGKIFDTAEETAVAYSRALDSGGAGLSLKLKHLLFDKLVYGKLRAALGGRCIAAVSGGAPLGERLAHFFRGVGVPVLEGYGLTETTAAAAVNVETAFKVGTVGKPIAGTTIRIAEDGEVLVKGDVVFREYWNNPQATKDSLEDGWFHTGDLGSLDDEGFLRITGRKKEIIVTAGGKNVAPAVLEDALRSHPLISQCMVVGDQKPFIGALITLDPEFLPSWLANNSRPENTPAADLVDDPDLRAEVQKAVDEANKAVSRAEQIKQFRILPEDFTEATGEMTPSMKLKRNKVAQNHAATIESIYS
- a CDS encoding ArsA family ATPase; its protein translation is MRILLLTGKGGVGKTTLAAATAARIAAAGRKVLVVSTDPAHSLADALGTELGAEPAEVRLDGSHAVLHAAEVQTRALVDGTWRELREHLRTMLQGAGVGEVDAEELTVLPGVEDLLALSEVHRLAATGLWDTVLVDCGPTAETLRLLALPESLAGYLERLFPAHRRAVRGLLAGIAGSDQVQRWDAVADGLGRLAERLSALKNMLADPGTSVRLVLTPESVVAAETRRTLTALALQQIRVDGLIANRVVPDPGSARGAAAQWLRTRRREQEDVLDSLRSATDLPLRVVEHRAAEPVGAEALQELGAELYGDADPLENLPAAPAMRVTGGGRTLEAEYDLRIALPLHPAAELDLARIGDELAITVDGRRRLVALPAVLRRCVVTGAIAGDDGLTVRFRPDPEQWMR
- a CDS encoding metallophosphoesterase family protein, coding for MRVHVVSDVHGNVEALKRAGDGADALVVLGDLIDFVDYHDHGKGILGRVFGAEKVARFAELRRGPHLAEFGTYVRSLWASLTDPAAVVEEAVREQYAELFGALTAPTYATPGNVDAPHLWPEFAGDGVHVLDGESVEIGGLTFGFVGGTVLPPGAVLRKNAAWVPYLREAAEYDAAVAGLPAVDVLCTHLPPAVPELIYDVVARRPELGSAALAERIAADQPRWSLFGHVHQPLARRVRIGRTECVNVGHFQRTGRPYPIEW
- a CDS encoding C40 family peptidase: MSSGPALADPPLPDNASDAAKQVRELQNQAVQITEDMKKAEDDHAAKQAELQRANDEAGQAEQVANQARADEERFRGQVDQLTHASYQGARLNKLSALLVSETPEDFLNRASALDALAKDNNDAVQALASARRQAETAERAAQDARNRAQQAEADAGRIYEDVKNKSKEMQDQIKKVQERYNELSGADQDSLITDGDTNTSPIAGAGAAIKAVNAALSKQGSPYVWGAKGPSQFDCSGLTYWAYKQAGVTLGGSTKTQVNQGQSVSAANLKPGDLIFYYSPVSHVSIYIGNGKAVHAPTTGDVVKVADYKKIGPVTSIRRVAG
- a CDS encoding SRPBCC family protein — translated: MVDQSTQSIVIKASAAEIMGVIGDFAAYPEWAAAVKETEVKSLTSDGKAGKVRFVLDAGVVKDTYVNVYDWAADGLSVSWELTEGQVQKAQHGSYRLDPLPDGSTEVTYSLAVDLAIPMIGMFKRKAEKMIMDTALKELKRRVEHAG
- a CDS encoding NYN domain-containing protein gives rise to the protein MPGSADTPEPDESAVDSAQQTSGASCVDWDGLPGPLRVRLAELAAGALGEMRPTDVPVQLRPVVKFAPAKRAKLGQPALLNALRDSSVFRTAVVDWCRNHRPEALGLEDPDPVVVAAAAALQGSPIAPHYAELIGFRTEQGQLRSERDSAVARVERLTAEADRLRGELAEARRAAERVGEENSTEADRLRKRLREQGVRLKEAKDAAEQAGSELAAVRAEREAEIAEIAAERDRERGRAQEERRRAERASAEVEVARQSAREARQGDEVRLALLLETLEGAVGGLRRELGASGSGPRPADVVQRVRAHSGATGGVPDVAALDRLLGLPAVHLIVDGYNVTKTGYPELPLSDQRDRLAHQLAALSARTGAEVTVVFDGADVLAVPAAGPRGVRVLFSEPGVQADDVIRDLVSAEPKGRQVVVATSDRAVVTSVQRRGAYAVPSALLLARLNRV
- a CDS encoding ROK family protein; this encodes MLTIGVDVGGTSVRAGVVDPHGEILETGRVPTPAGGPELNEAIARTVRGLSDRYPVAAVGLAVAGFVSEDRRVVRFAPHLAWRHVAVADELAARLGLPVVLEHDANAAAIAEHRFGAAAGARVAALVAIGTGIGAALVIDGQVFRGARGVAPELGHLRVVPDGRQCSCGKRGCLERYCSGTALAATAVEMLRAGGEPSALREFADPTGVDVARAAEAGDPLARRAVDDLARWLGEGLALVADVYDPEVVVIAGGVSASAHLYLDAAREHYAAMITGAGHRPLADVVVAHHGDPAAMIGAATLAREHVLTTAKAASGG